Proteins from a genomic interval of Arachis hypogaea cultivar Tifrunner chromosome 10, arahy.Tifrunner.gnm2.J5K5, whole genome shotgun sequence:
- the LOC112716730 gene encoding F-box/kelch-repeat protein At3g23880-like, giving the protein MKRGPIPDDDDDDTVARKGKVVTTTEGWPELLRCTTTKPPPILLDELIAEILLRIPARSLVRLRNSVCSSWRTLISSSQFAKDHLRRSMAVDPALTHPRIAYYSFWHSYPTIGVFSVRSVFENRPHEPTKVVGYEGRRHLRMIGSCNGLLCLHDKQREDGLLSPRAMLWNPCTGFTSQPLEIGGIFSVYGFGYDHVNDKYKLFVIVEKKSGESFTRIFTFGPKSTWRTIQDFPYRLHDPNNKTILLAPVGLFVSGTGTLNWLLCSSRTSFVAVLSLDLVKETYSQISLPSRDSDDSLRVFPQLATLRGCLAVCYETKKTHWTLWMMKEYGVPQSWIWP; this is encoded by the coding sequence ATGAAGAGGGGTCCCattcctgatgatgatgatgatgatactgTTGCGAGGAAGGGCAAGGTTGTCACAACCACCGAGGGGTGGCCGGAACTGCTCCGCTGTACCACCACAAAACCACCGCCTATCCTTCTGGACGAGCTCATAGCGGAAATCCTGCTGAGGATTCCGGCAAGGTCTCTCGTTCGATTAAGGAACAGCGTCTGCAGTTCATGGAGAACCCTAATTTCCAGTTCCCAATTTGCCAAGGACCACCTTCGACGTTCAATGGCGGTGGATCCAGCCTTGACCCACCCGCGTATTGCCTATTATAGCTTCTGGCACTCATACCCCACAATCGGAGTTTTCTCCGTCCGATCTGTGTTCGAGAACCGTCCCCACGAACCCACCAAAGTAGTTGGCTATGAGGGACGACGCCACCTTCGCATGATTGGCTCTTGTAATGGATTGCTGTGCTTGCACGATAAGCAGCGTGAGGATGGATTATTGAGCCCTCGTGCCATGCTGTGGAACCCCTGCACCGGATTCACATCTCAGCCGCTTGAAATTGGCGGTATATTCAGCGTCTATGGATTCGGTTATGATCATGTGAACGACAAGTATAAGCTTTTCGTCATTGTGGAAAAGAAATCAGGTGAATCTTTCACCAGAATTTTCACATTCGGCCCAAAATCTACCTGGAGAACAATTCAGGATTTCCCATATAGACTACATGACCCCAATAACAAGACTATTCTGTTGGCTCCGGTAGGGCTTTTTGTTAGTGGCACTGGCACCCTTAATTGGCTTCTTTGCAGCAGTCGTACTAGTTTTGTAGCAGTTCTTTCCCTTGACTTGGTGAAAGAGACTTATAGTCAGATTTCCCTTCCCAGTAGGGATTCAGATGATTCTCTCCGTGTGTTTCCCCAACTGGCTACCTTGAGGGGTTGTCTTGCTGTTTGTTATGAGACTAAGAAAACTCATTGGACTCTCTGGATGATGAAGGAGTATGGAGTTCCTCAATCTTGGATATGGCCATAA
- the LOC112716733 gene encoding uncharacterized protein, translated as MDREWGSKPGSGGAASAQNEAIDRRERLRRLALETIDLAKDPYFMRNHLGSYECKLCLTLHNNEGNYLAHTQGKRHQTNLAKRAAREAKDAPAQPQPHKRKVSVRKTVKIGRPGYRVTKQYDPETKQRSLLFQIEYPEIEDLTKPRHRFMSSYEQRVQPFDKRYQYLLFAAEPYEIIAFKVPSTEIDKSTPKFFSHWDPDSKMFTLQLYFKSKPPEANKPQPPSTANGTAAPGVPPRPMPPPPQAPPPPPPPPQGLPPGAPIGNPPRAPPPPMPGSLPPPPPMANGPRPAPPGGMPSIPPPPPVGSGTSGGFNMGSRPPSMPPPPQGFPSQQMQNQGVRMPPPPPNMGQ; from the exons ATGGATCGAGAATGGGGTTCCAAACCAGGGAGCGGCGGCGCCGCCTCCGCTCAGAACGAAGCCATCGACCGCCGCGAGCGTCTCCGGCGGCTTGCCCTCGAGACCATTGATCTCGCCAAGGATCCTTATTTCATGCGCAATCACCTCGGAAG cTACGAATGCAAGCTTTGCTTGACTTTGCACAACAATGAAGGGAACTACTTGGCCCATACGCAGGGGAAACGACATCAAACGAATTTGGCGAAGCGTGCTGCTCGTGAAGCTAAAGATGCTCCAGCTCAACCTCAACCTCACAAGCGCAAAGTTTCCGTTCGCAAAacag TCAAGATTGGTCGACCTGGATATCGGGTGACAAAGCAATATGATCCAGAGACAAAGCAACGATCTCTGCTTTTCCAG ATTGAATATCCTGAGATTGAAGACCTAACAAAGCCAAGGCACCGATTTATGTCTTCTTATGAGCAG AGGGTGCAACCATTTGATAAAAGATATCAATATCTTTTGTTTGCGGCTGAACCATATGAAATCATTGCTTTCAAG GTCCCTAGCACGGAGATTGATAAGTCTACACCAAAATTTTTCTCACACTGGGACCCAGATTCAAAGATGTTCACG CTACAATTGTATTTTAAATCCAAGCCACCAGAGGCAAACAAACCACAGCCCCCATCTACAGCCAATGGTACAGCAGCACCTGGTGTTCCACCAAGGCCCATGCCCCCGCCACCTCAAgctccaccaccacctcctcctcctccacaaGGGCTACCTCCTGGTGCACCTATTGGAAATCCTCCTAGAGCCCCTCCACCACCAATGCCAGGATCATTGCCACCCCCTCCTCCTATGGCAAATGGTCCCAGACCTGCACCTCCTGGTGGAATGCCATCTATCCCGCCCCCTCCCCCAGTTGGCAGTGGCACATCAGGAGGTTTCAACATGGGTTCTAGACCGCCGTCAATGCCACCTCCACCTCAAGGTTTCCCATCCCAACAAATGCAGAATCAGGGTGTCCGGATGCCTCCACCTCCCCCTAACATGGGACAGTAG